A single Leptospira kirschneri serovar Cynopteri str. 3522 CT DNA region contains:
- the wecB gene encoding non-hydrolyzing UDP-N-acetylglucosamine 2-epimerase, which produces MKKLKVSTIIGTRPEIIRLSRVLAKLDQYCDHIMIHTGQNYDYELNEIFFNDLEIRKPDHFLNAAGASGAATIGNVIIKVDELLAQIQPDAVLVLGDTNSCMAVIPAKRRKIPIFHMEAGNRCFDQRVPEEINRRIVDHTADINLTYSSIAREYLLREGLPSDMVIKTGSPMFEVLNYYLEEINKSDILEKLKVSEGKYFVVSAHREENIDSDKNFAKLVDVINTIAEVFKFPVIISTHPRTQKKINMSNASFNPLVQLLKPLGFKDYNKLQLSAKAVLSDSGTITEESSILNFPALNIREAHERPEGMEEASVMMVGLEKERILQALQILEKQPKGERKLLRNVSDYSMPNVSEKVVRIIHSYTDYVNRVIWKKY; this is translated from the coding sequence ATGAAAAAATTAAAAGTTTCCACAATTATAGGCACAAGACCGGAAATCATTCGTCTATCTAGGGTCCTTGCGAAACTAGATCAATATTGTGATCATATCATGATTCATACCGGTCAAAATTATGATTATGAGCTTAATGAGATCTTTTTTAATGATTTGGAAATTAGAAAACCAGATCATTTTTTAAATGCCGCCGGTGCTTCGGGAGCGGCAACTATCGGGAACGTAATCATTAAAGTGGATGAGTTGCTTGCTCAAATTCAACCAGACGCTGTTTTGGTTTTAGGAGACACTAACAGTTGTATGGCGGTAATTCCCGCCAAAAGAAGAAAGATACCTATTTTTCACATGGAAGCTGGGAACCGCTGTTTCGACCAACGTGTTCCTGAGGAAATCAACAGACGAATCGTTGATCATACCGCCGATATTAATTTAACTTATAGTAGCATTGCTAGGGAATATCTTTTAAGAGAAGGTTTACCCTCCGATATGGTGATTAAGACTGGAAGTCCTATGTTTGAAGTTCTAAATTATTATTTGGAAGAAATTAATAAATCAGATATTTTAGAGAAATTGAAAGTTTCAGAAGGAAAGTATTTTGTCGTAAGTGCACATAGAGAAGAAAACATAGATTCGGATAAAAATTTTGCCAAGTTGGTAGATGTTATCAATACAATAGCTGAAGTATTTAAATTTCCGGTCATTATTTCTACTCATCCTAGAACTCAAAAAAAAATCAATATGTCGAATGCTTCCTTTAATCCGTTGGTTCAACTTTTAAAACCTTTAGGTTTTAAAGATTATAATAAACTACAGTTATCTGCCAAGGCGGTCCTTTCCGATAGCGGAACTATTACAGAAGAGTCTTCTATACTCAATTTCCCGGCTTTAAATATTCGAGAAGCGCATGAAAGGCCAGAAGGAATGGAAGAGGCAAGTGTAATGATGGTTGGTTTGGAAAAAGAAAGAATATTACAAGCTCTCCAAATTTTAGAAAAACAACCTAAAGGTGAAAGAAAACTTTTACGCAATGTTAGCGATTACAGTATGCCGAATGTTTCTGAAAAAGTCGTTCGGATCATTCATAGTTATACAGATTATGTGAATCGAGTTATCTGGAAAAAGTATTAG
- a CDS encoding glycosyltransferase family 4 protein, whose product MKICIIVDDYLPKSTKVAAKMMHELAVKLKEKENEITIITPGVDLKQNYKKDTLDGVTILQFSSGKIKNVSKLKRLINEFILSRRAWKYLKKYFIQNHHDLIIYYSPSIFWGSLVFRLKNLWKAPSYLILRDFFPQWIIDNGMIREKSLIACFFKYYEKLNYRAADQIGIQSPANIEWFSKKFPEFKNIELLYNWATDSPVLNKNNFYRKKLNLEGKTVFFYGGNIGKAQDMMNIVRLAEKMKTYTDVVFLLVGAGDEVELVKTSIQDLQLNNMILLDPVSQEEFKLMLAEFDIGLFTLHFDHKTHNFPGKILGYMVQEKPILGAVNPGNDLKNILEDSQSGLVTIAGDVEKFYKNALVLLDDKIRKQMGRNANLLLKSKFSVDNAAETVLKILS is encoded by the coding sequence TTGAAAATTTGTATCATCGTCGACGATTACCTTCCTAAAAGTACAAAAGTCGCTGCTAAGATGATGCATGAATTGGCGGTGAAATTAAAGGAGAAAGAAAACGAGATAACAATTATTACGCCTGGAGTCGATTTAAAGCAAAATTATAAAAAAGATACTTTAGACGGAGTTACTATTTTACAATTTTCATCGGGTAAAATTAAAAATGTTTCAAAGCTGAAACGTCTTATCAACGAATTCATACTTTCCAGAAGGGCTTGGAAATATCTAAAAAAATATTTTATCCAAAACCATCATGATCTAATCATTTACTACTCTCCTTCTATTTTTTGGGGAAGTCTAGTTTTTCGCTTAAAAAATCTATGGAAAGCCCCTTCTTACCTGATTTTAAGAGATTTCTTTCCCCAATGGATTATTGACAATGGAATGATCCGTGAAAAGTCTTTGATCGCATGTTTTTTTAAATATTATGAAAAACTAAATTATAGAGCAGCAGATCAAATAGGGATACAATCTCCTGCAAATATAGAATGGTTTTCTAAGAAATTTCCTGAATTTAAAAATATTGAACTTCTATATAATTGGGCTACCGATTCTCCCGTTTTAAATAAGAACAACTTTTATCGCAAAAAGTTAAATTTAGAAGGGAAGACTGTTTTTTTCTATGGCGGAAATATAGGTAAAGCTCAAGATATGATGAATATAGTCCGTTTGGCTGAAAAAATGAAAACCTACACGGATGTTGTATTCTTGTTAGTTGGAGCAGGGGACGAAGTTGAATTAGTTAAAACGTCAATACAAGATTTACAATTGAATAATATGATTCTCTTGGATCCTGTATCTCAAGAGGAGTTTAAACTCATGTTAGCCGAGTTTGATATTGGGCTTTTTACTTTACACTTTGATCATAAAACGCATAATTTTCCAGGTAAAATTTTAGGATATATGGTTCAGGAAAAGCCGATTCTAGGTGCCGTAAATCCTGGAAATGATCTTAAGAATATATTAGAGGATTCTCAATCTGGTTTGGTCACGATTGCAGGTGATGTTGAAAAATTTTATAAAAATGCACTTGTATTGTTAGATGATAAGATTAGAAAACAAATGGGTAGAAATGCAAATTTACTTCTTAAGAGTAAATTTTCCGTTGATAATGCTGCGGAGACAGTTTTAAAAATTCTTTCCTAA
- a CDS encoding sugar transferase, translated as MYVRRHSRIHEQILLSTLFQLTAGSLFVSCTTIVPLWGFDFWDRIDKNSFNSAMGVLIAFNITFISLRRLLKYPGAQSSAYILPTTAIVFGILVAFNLMNRAEYSIQVILFGFITTLTWCYIGYFIGHRYRLQRFALVPFGEALEFRETHGTQFVFLQKPDLGKERFDAVVADLRAKNLTPEWEKFLARCTLSRVPVYHTKQIIESLTGRVKIAYLSENEFGSLLPSKFYETVKRFIDFIAALFVFPIFFPFMLLIAILIRLESKGKVIFSQKRMGYRGRIFTLYKFRTMYVEKKGKGFTQGENDLRITKIGKVLRKYRLDETLQIFNVLKGDMSFIGPRPESMELSEWYEKDVPFFAYRHVVRPGISGWAQVEQGYAAEVDGMKVKLEYDFYYIKNFSFWLDMLITFKTVKTILTGFGAR; from the coding sequence ATGTACGTTCGAAGGCATTCTAGAATTCATGAACAAATACTTTTAAGTACACTCTTTCAATTAACCGCTGGTAGTTTATTCGTTTCTTGTACTACTATAGTTCCGTTATGGGGGTTCGACTTTTGGGATCGTATAGATAAAAATAGCTTCAATTCGGCGATGGGAGTTTTAATCGCTTTTAATATTACTTTTATTTCCTTAAGAAGATTATTAAAATATCCTGGGGCTCAATCCTCTGCTTACATTTTACCAACGACAGCAATCGTATTCGGGATTCTAGTTGCATTCAATTTAATGAATCGAGCTGAATATAGTATTCAGGTAATTCTGTTCGGTTTTATTACTACATTAACTTGGTGTTATATAGGATATTTTATAGGACATCGGTACCGTTTGCAAAGATTTGCATTAGTTCCATTTGGAGAAGCTTTGGAGTTTAGAGAAACCCATGGAACTCAGTTTGTTTTTTTGCAAAAACCTGATTTGGGAAAAGAAAGATTTGATGCAGTAGTGGCGGATCTACGTGCAAAAAATTTGACTCCTGAATGGGAAAAGTTTTTAGCAAGATGTACTTTATCCAGAGTACCTGTTTATCATACTAAACAAATTATAGAATCATTAACCGGAAGGGTGAAAATTGCTTATCTTTCTGAAAACGAATTCGGTTCTTTATTACCTTCTAAATTTTATGAAACAGTAAAACGTTTTATAGATTTTATAGCTGCCTTGTTCGTTTTTCCAATTTTTTTTCCTTTTATGCTTTTAATAGCGATACTTATCCGTTTGGAAAGTAAAGGAAAGGTTATATTTTCTCAGAAAAGAATGGGGTATCGCGGAAGGATATTTACTCTTTATAAATTTAGAACGATGTATGTTGAAAAAAAAGGAAAAGGATTTACTCAAGGGGAAAATGATCTAAGAATTACTAAAATCGGGAAAGTATTGCGAAAATATCGACTTGATGAAACATTACAGATTTTTAATGTCCTAAAAGGAGATATGAGTTTTATAGGACCTAGGCCCGAGTCCATGGAACTTTCAGAATGGTATGAAAAGGATGTTCCTTTTTTTGCTTATCGACATGTTGTTAGACCTGGTATATCCGGTTGGGCGCAGGTAGAACAGGGTTACGCCGCTGAAGTGGACGGAATGAAAGTAAAGTTAGAATACGATTTTTATTATATAAAGAATTTTTCATTTTGGTTAGATATGTTGATTACTTTTAAAACCGTCAAAACGATCTTGACCGGCTTTGGGGCGCGATAA